The genome window TGAGCGATGTTTCTGTAGACAGGATGTGTCCTAAAgaactcttcttccttcgaCCTGGCATCCTCCATGGGCAGATCTTCGTTGATATCCTGTTGACTTCTATTCACAACACCCACGAAACCGAGTTTCAATGGGTAAGTCCGGCCCGTAAGAATGTCAAGGGCATTGGTCCCGGCGTCCATAAGGTCGAGCTTTGTGAGAACACCAAGTGTGCGAAGTCCACGAGGGTCCACAGAACGGGCCAACTTTAGGGCGTCGGAGTTGGCGAGGTCAACATTGGCGGGTGAAACCGCAAGGATCACCCTACAGAAATACTGAGCTTGATGAACCGACGAGACTGGTAATACACCTACGCGTTGGGTTTGGAGATGTAATCAAGAACGAGATTTTTGATCTGCCTCTCAATGTCAGTGGGCTGGTCGCCCACAGGCACCTTTGTAAGACCCGGCAAATCAACGAGGGTTAAATTGAGAACGCCAGGACCATAAATCTTCAGGTTAATTGGAAGCTTGGAAACACCCTGAAAATTGCCAGAGATGTCAGCCCCGACCTACCTTTACATCTATCAGATGAGCGCGTACTTTGTTTTGACCAGCAACCCTAAAAGTCTCcgcctcaatctctttgcGGATCTCCTCAAAATCGGTAAACCTCCTATTGATATGCAAAAACTCGGCATACTCTGCTCCAGTTCCATCCCCCATCGACCTGCCACCTGGGCGCATGACACCAGCTCCGGCAGTAGGTGTCTCGTCCAGATTGGGTAAgtaatcatcatcattgttGATCGGCGTGCGTGGGGAAGAGTGAGGAGGTGTATGGATTAGTTGAAGTATAAGAGGACGCCTGGTGACGATACCTGACCCTCGAGGCAGGAAATCTCTACCAACAATGGTCTCCAGTACGGAAGACTTTCCAGAGGACTGGGAtccgacgacgacgatttGTGGAAGATCGACCGCGTCACCCCCAATGGCGTTGAACGTGTCCTGAAGCTTGTTGACAAGAGCAATGAGGTCACCGTCCATTGACATTTTGAATGAGTTGTGTAGTGTTTCAAACTTGCGAGGAACAGCTATATGAGATACAGTAGGGGCCGCAGAGGAGCCGAAACTAAGGTGCGGAGGGAATAGGATTGAGTGCGGAATGCGTAAGCGTGGGATGCTTTTTCGTGAGTCTTGGGGAATAGATATACAGGatagaggaaggaaagatggaagagattgacgaATGAAGAAAGGCAGAATGGATCCGTCCAAGAAACTAACAAGAATCCAGCCTTTCCATGCCGGAGCGTGTCGTCACCAGGCAATTGGGCGCCTAATGATAATTCCACATCTGGTGCCTAAAAGCACAGCTTTTGATTCCGTTTCGCATGCCTGACTGGTGGTTGTGCCATTCGTCCCTAATTACGTATACCATTATTACATACCTATTCttatttctttcttcgGACTGTTGGTGTATTCACTCGGACGTTACTTCTACCAACCCTGACTAGCTGGAGCATTTTAGATACTGCGTTAAAGGTGGGTGCCGAGGATTCTGACAGAAGACTTTCAGGGAAAAATCATGATAGGTGCACCAGAAAGACGAAAAGCAAAACAAATTGGTAGAATGCATCTGGAAGCCATCTCAGCAGGCATATTATCAAATTATATCCACTATTACCAGCGCTACGAATCTATGCGCACTAGTGAAACCATATTATATACCAACAAGAGCCGCACTGCAGCGATTCCCTTTACTCTTAGAGCTGACTTTCGTCATCTACAAACACCCTAACTTCTCCCCCGCCCCATCGCTCCATAACACCACGTCCGCTCTCAGTTGGTTGGCTAAATGCAATTTCCCCTCTCCTCGGATCAAACGTGCAGCCATAAACCGTATGCTCGCACGCCGCATCGAGGAGTCGAGATGATAATGAGTGTGAGCGGTAAGAAGGGGTTGTGTAAAGGCGGTGGATACCCAGAGGAGTTGGCAGTGGTGTAGGACTGCGAGGGCCGTGAATCAGCATCAAGGCAAGCCTGAGACACAAAGATGACCCACTCGCAAGTGACACTACCAAATCCACCACTTTCAATAGTCTtgctcttttccttttccatctctccttcctttagCACTTTCATAGCCCATTTGATTCCTTGGGCAACTACGACACTGACGACTCGTTCCTTATCCTTATCTTTCCCTAGCTTATTGTCTGTGGGATCGAGTTTGACTCGTtttgacgaagatgaaggcgggggaggagaatgagtgAGGAAAACAAAGACTTTACACCGGTTGAGAATTgcaggagggagaggaggggcTGAAAGAACACGGTCGACTGTGGATAGAATCTCCACAAGCTACAAATACTCGTTGGATACACATGTTTGGTACATGGAAGCGACCTACCGTATTTCCGCCAAAGCTTCCATCAACAGCAATGATTCTGCCTCGCCCTTTTCCGCCAAACTCAACGTCTTCCTGGATAactttccacccttcaccttctccctttttcATACCTTCCCATAGAATTCCACGCAATACTCTAGCATGATGTGTGGCGTGAAAACCTTCATCAGGACCGCCGCGAACAAAAGACATGCCACATGTAGAACATGTGTGAAGAAGCGGGAGATGCGTAAGATGCATTTGTGCCATGTATCTTGTTTTAGTCCTACCACTGCCGCCTGTTTTTGCACTTATAGGTTGTgggattttgaggaagTTCGCGATAGTGACGGGACGAGAGAGACCGAGAACTTTTGGCTGCTTTGGCTTGACAGCTGAAACCGTCATGCTGGGCTCAAGTGGTCTTTTCTTCGGCAAAGACGTGAAGAATCCCTTCAACGATGACTgtaccttcttcttctccataaTACAATTTTCCTTGGCTTTTTGCTTCCCCTTGTAATTCGATTCTGGCTGTGACGCGTCGCGTTCGTCCAtgtcgtcatcatcttcgctgGGCAAAAACAGAGGACTTTTGTCTCTTGTGCGGAtaggaggtggtggagagcTCCCTAGTGGACTATCCAGCCTGTaggaagacggagaagaggaacggTACGTGGATGAAAGAGCTGGCggaggtgatgaagggTCGAAGAGGGGTGAGGATGCACGTGGAGGAGCTTTGCCGTAAGTGCGGCGAACAGTAGGCCTGTACGAAGATTAGCTTATTCATTAGATGGAGCTGTTAGCTGCTCACTTCGCAGACATAATGAATTATAGAAAGGAAAGGTaaagatgggagagaatTGATGGATTCTATTACGCGCCGATTTATGATGAGCGGGCAGGCACGAAGCAGGTCAGTCGCGACGCGTAAATAAATGAAATTCCAGTGAACGTCACGTGACCGCTACAAACCACGTCAGCCGTGTCCGAAATGTGGCCGAAGAAATccgggaggaggagaggggcCTGCTGTTCTTTTATTAAAGACCGGCGGCTCGTGACGACTCCCACAAAAGACATTCCAGTCCCAAAATCACCCAGATGCTCTCCCGATCACTCAGAGTAagccttccttctctcctttcatCCCCACCTTTAGCTCACTCCTCCCAGCTCACTCGCACTCTTCCCCGTGTCTCTGTTGCTTCTCGCGtattctcttccacttcatACATCATGGCAGAGCAAAAGTTcagaaaggagaaggacacCTTTGGTGACCTCCAGGTCCCCGCCGACAGGTACTGGGGTGCCCAGACTCAGCGAAGTTTGATGAACTTCGACATCGGTATGTCTCTGTGGGTGTTCCGTGGGGGGAATAATAGCTAAGCGAGCTCAGGCGGTCCCACCGAGCGAATGCCTCCCCCCCTTATTAAGGCTTTCGGTGTCCTCAAGAAGGCCGCCGCTACTGTTAACCAGACCTATGGCCTTCCCGCCGATGTTGCCGCGAACATCCAGAAGGCCGCTGACGAAGTCATCTCTGGCAAGCTCATCGACGAATTCCctctcgtcgtcttccagACTGGTTCCGGCACCCAGACCAACATGAATGTGAACGAGGTCATTTCCAACAGGGCCATCGAGATGATGGGTGGTGAGCTTGGTAGCAAGAAGCCCGTTCACCCCAACGACCATGTTAACATGAGCCAGTCTTCCAACGACACGTGAGTTCTTTTCCATGGGGGCCATAGGTCGTTCCTCATGCTGATTGGCCATAGTTTCCCCACCGCTATGCACATTGCTGCCGTCGTTGAGATCAACgagcagcttcttcccgCGATGAAGGAGCTTCACGCTGCTCTTAAGGCCAAGCAGGACGCTTTCGAGCACATCATCAAGATCGGTCGAACTCACTTGCAGGACGCTACCCCCTTGACTCTTGGTCAGGAGTTCTCTGGTTATGTCACCCAGGTTGAGAGGGGTATCGGCCGTGTTGAGGCCACTTTGAAGAACTTGAGCATGTTGGCCCAGGGTGGTACCGCTGTCGGTACTGGTTTGAACACCAGAAAGGGCTTTGACGAGAAGGTTGCTGCTGAGATCTCCAAGATCACCGGCCACGAATTTATCACTGCTCCTAACAAGGTAAGGTCTTTatatcttttccttcaccttgcTAACATGACGATTCAATTAGTTTGAGGCCCTTGCCGCTCACGACGCTATCGTCGAGGCCTCCGGTGCCCTCAACGTTGTCGCTGTCAGCTTCATGAAGATCGCCAACGACATCAGGTATCTCGGATCTGGTCCACGATGCGGTCTCGGTGAACTCGAGTTGCCCGAGAACGAGCCTGGATCTTCCATCATGCCCGGCAAGTGAGTACAACTGCTCTACACACAGCTTCAGAGACTGATCACTTTATTCTTGTTCCCGTCTAGGGTCAACCCCACCCAGTGTGAGGCCCTCACCATGGTTGCTGCCCAGGTCATGGGTAACAACACCACTATCTCCGTTGCCGGATCATACGGCCAGTTCGAGCTTAACGTTTTCAAGCCCGTTCTCATCAAGAACCTCTTGCAGTCCATCCGACTCTTGTCTGATGGTGCCAGGAGCTTCACCAAGAACTGCGTCGTCGGTATCAAGGCGAACGAAGATAAGATTAAGAAGATTATGAACGAGAGTTTGATGTTGGCCACCTGCTTGAACAGCACTCTGGGTTACGATGGTGTGTCTTTTTCCCCATGATTATAACCAGAGTCATGCTGATGTGCAACGGTTGTAACAGATGTCGCCGCTATTGCCAAGAAGGCTCACAAGGAGGGTCTTACCCTCAAGGAGTCTACCCTTGCCCTCGGCAAGCTCACTTCCGAGCAGTTCGACGAGAAGGTCAGGCCTGAGCGTAAGTCATTATTATAATATTTTGTTTGGTATGGTGCGTTTTGCTGATGCGTTCCAACTTCAGTCATGTTGGCTCCTACCGACGCTTAAACGGAGGATGTTTTTTCTGGGTAGTTGATgcattcattcattcattcattcatcctATCATGTTGGTACATGGCTGCAATGGCAAGGGATGGGTTCTATGATGACAGTTGAAAGTGTTCCTCCGTTAAATACATTGAAAAATATTTGAACAAAAGGCCCGTGCGCGGTGTCCGCTGCGGGGCACCGGAGGAATCCGAGTGTGTTTTTGTgcaacatcctccttcctcactttCTTTCATCCACAAACATCATCTCTTATTCTCTATCTCtaatcctttcctttccttttcatcttccatcctccgTTGCCACCGTTATTTCAGGCTGTGGTATAGTGTAATCAAAGCCAACGAACAACGAGTACATTTTTTTGTGTCAGAAACCCGAAATCGCATTACTACTCCTCCATCCGTCAAGTCCTCATTCAGGGCTCACAAAGGAATGGAAGCCATTCGTCCAGTCGGCGGCCAACGTCAGAACGACAATTTTCTATCAAATTCGGAAAACTCGCTCGTTGACGAccttccccctccgccAGAGCCATTTCCTTTACATCTCCTTTCAAAGAACGCATCAAGTTCTACAGACTCGATAATAGAATCAGATCAGATCGTAAGTGCCTGGCGCTCTCTGGAAATGATTTGGTAGGGACATTTTTATACTGTATAGAAGGCTGACAGaatccttccatcttcatgaAGCTTGTCATCAAACGCCTCCGCTCTGTGCAGAGATCATGTATCGATGCTCTTTCAGCCTTACTTCCAGATCATGCGGCGCAGAACGGTGATGTTGATTGGGATCCAAGCTTGGCTGCTGATTCGGATGGTCGGCTTGCACAAACTTTAATGGAATTGTTAGAGGCGACTTATGAGCTCGAAGGTCCTACTCCAACCCCAGCTGGACCGGCGTTGCAAGAAGAGCGCGGAGTGGAAGTAGTCAGGGGGAAGATTGCGTCTTTAGGAAACCTCACAACCCAATTGGATAGGCTTCAATCGGCGCGTGTGGCTTCTAGGCCTCAGACCCCAATCATAGGAGCGTATTCAGATGCTGCTGCCCCTCACCCAGCGATGAGTATGGTGAGGCTGGAGTTGGTCTGGGCGCGACTAGAGAGTCTAAATTTGGCTATTGTTGAACTTTCTCGTCAGCGGCATCAACAGTCGGCAGAAAACAGAGAAGCTTCACCTCCAAGCTATGAAACCTATCATGACGGTAGCCACGAGCTGCCGCAATACTCGGAAGCCAATCCAGATACATCTTCCGCATCCTTGGCGAAGTCGGCTGATTTGCCCAAGCTCAAAGACAATTCTAgatctccctcttctcttgagCCTTCTAGAACTCAAACATCTGCGAATAGAGAAAAGATGCTCAATGAACTGGAAGCTGTGACATCTGCTATTGAACGGCTGTATGGTGTATCTCCACAACTGTCGAATCAAAGAGTTGAGCTACGACCACAGgccacttcttctgcagAGGGACGACATAACCGAAACAATGAGATCGCGGATGTGAAGGCAAATGAAAGAGTGAatgaagaacaaaagatgaaagagtTGAATGAGATCTGGCGTCAATTGCAGGATgtaaggaggaagagagaagaaatggaaggtCAGAGGGCTGACTTCAGCGCCTCACATTCTCGGAGCGTGAGTCTTTCCAAACACGTTTAATAGAATATTGGGCACTGATGAAAACgcagaaagagagataTATTACTCAATTGATAGGAAAGGCggagaagcagaggttATCGTCTCAGGATAGCGAAATAGGTCCTATCGATATCGAACTTGCCAAGGCGAGAGAAATGAGAGACGTCAGTATGATTTCCTCTCCTTAAAAAATTTGGCTGAGCCGATGGTCAGAGAGATCATTTTCTGCGAGACCTCATTGAACAATCCGCAGATCGGCGGTTAGACAATCAAGATGCTATTGCGTTAGCAGAAGATCGAAGCGCTACCCGTCTCGCCAAGGTAGCCTCATCTCTTTGAATGTATTACTAAAAAGCTGAATTCCACGAACAACAGAAACAAGCTCTCATTAGCGCGCTCGTCACTCATACCCAGACAACTGGACTGTCATCTCAAAATTCCCCGCTCACTTCAGAGGGCAAGTTGGCCGAAAACCGGTCCGCTTTCGTCAACCAGCTCGCGGAGAATTCTTCTGCTGGGAGGTTACATGATCAGGATTCTTTACCTCCAATCTCCAAAGGGGACGACATTATGAGAGCCGGCGGAGGGAAAGACCCAATGGAGATCGTTACTGTGAAGGATTTTCTTGCCTCAAGTCGACCCCCAATATCACAGAGTGAAGCAAATGTCAGAGAATCagtggaaaaaagagaaaagtcAAATTCtgagggaggagggaaacGGAGGGTTGTGTCCAAGATCACAGGAATGGTGAGGAAGGGTAGTGTACATTTGGGATTAAAATCCACATTCTCCACGGGTGAGTAAGATCCAAAGCTTCAATCGAGGAACATAAAGCTGATGAATCAGACCAAAACAATGTGACGTATGTGGTTGAGCACCAGGAGAATCTGAAGAGTCTTCAGGTACTGGTACACGGCGTTGGCATCTCATCGGACCTCGAACTTAATATCCAGACTCTCTTCTCGGGCTCTGGCTCCACAAAAGCTGCTGTCATAACGTCTAAGAAGGACCCTTCGCTATCCATTGATGTGGTACTGCCGGTTTCGGTGTACTCTGACCAAATCATGCCTCTTGTTCCCCAGTCCCTTTATCAGGAAGCAAAACTCTCGGCGCTGCCTACGCCCGCAGCCTCTAATGCGTTGATGATCACTCATGCGCTTTCTGCCCCAGACTTCCGTTCTCTGAAGGCAACGGTACTATGCTGTACTGTATGTGAACGCCATCTCGCCGgtcttccattctctcgGGATCTTAAACAAGCGTACAAAGATCTTCCATCAGATCACTGGGCAGAGATGATTGATATTTGGATGTGTCACGATGATCCAGCCTTTACGGCGCGACTTGGAGGTATgacggaagaaggattcTGGCCGAGAGATGGTGGCGTCTTGGTTGGAGGGAGTTATGTGCTGTTAGAGGAGACTAGGGGTAAATGGGAAACTCTTCAGAAGGGAAtgcagaaggaagtgagTCAATCGATTGTGCTTTGATTCTTTGCTATTATTATCATTTAAGTACTCGCGGGCTAGCAAGAAGGCCATCGTCCCCTTTCTATGGGCGGCTTTTCATTTTGCTCTTTGACCTCATTACTCaatcaaggaagaagctcttTGGCAAGTTTCACCTTTTTTGAGCAGTGATCCAGGTGGAAAAGCAAGGTGTTGAGCATTAGCATTCCTCCCATGTCCAGGGAGGAAGCTTTTTTGGTTGATACAACGGTCCAAGAATAAGGCACTTCATCCTCGAGTTGATCAAACCTTTGACTCGCAAAGAATTCGTGAGCAGAGGCTACACGCGAGGTTACATTTCCAATGTTGTTGTTTACTGTTTTGTTTGATTATAATCACTATGCGCTGTAATGGCAACTGACGAATCCAACAGGCTGAACCCTGGCGCCTTATCAATTGCAGTTGTGGAGAGGTCGTAGGCAAACAGCGTGTAGATGACGGAAAGCCGGGCAGTGGGACTTTGAGATTCTCTAAATGGGCCGTCGGCCTCTTagatgacgacgacgacagTACGATCGCCCGATACCCTCTTTCGGTCTTCATTGTTTCCGACATGCTCGAGCTAGCGCAGGCCCACGCAAGTTTCCGATTCATTAtttcggaagaagagacaggCGATCAGAAACTCTATGCAAGTATTGGATAAGCAAGACTTTTTTATGGATGTCAGGCTAACGACAAGTGTAGCTTTGGTTATTCAACGCCTCCACATCTGTATCGTATTTCAGACCTACCCCTACCTCCGCCCAAACGTCACCGCTCCGCTCGTCATTCACTGTTAGCCAGGCCTGGGATAGGAGAAGCGTAAGGTCGCGTAGATCTTCAGCAGCCAGTTCGATCACGACCAACAACTCTGGGAGAAATGGAGGTAGCACCAATGGCAGAGGCAAGAGCATTAAGGCTGTCAAAATTATGTACAAAATTGTGGATGAATCCACGCAGTAAGCTCTCTCTAGTGGTAATGTGCGATATGTGCGCTGATAAGTGTATAGTCTCGATAAATTACCAGGCTTTTGTCCTGGTGGCCAAATTGAACACCTTACATATTCTCATGAAGTCTGTTTGAGGTTGATTACCACCTTGAAAGAAAGCACCTCAGTTTACCCCTTAGCCAGAAGGTCGATGGGTGCATTTGATGTGGGATTTTTGGAACGTGCTTAGAAGATATTTGATTTTATCCTGGGTTTTTGGTTTTAGTTGCTTTTTATGCTCACGGCTGGACAACGGACATGGGACGCCTGTTTATGATGATACATGTAATTTTTTTGTGAAATGATATTCGTAGACTTTGTAAAGCTTCTGATTTTGTATCCATGCAgcaccctccttctcttcttttttttcctctctaACACTATGCACTTTCGCCTGTAACGCTTTGTACTCTACGCAGAGCAGCCAGAGCCTCTCGCTTGCCTTCAACGAATCCAGTCTCCCGCGAGGCTGCAAGAGCCTTCGTAAAGAAATTCTGGGCTCCTGCAtaatccttctccatctaTATTTTGTTAGGATTTCTGTTGCATCTTCTCGCTGAACCAATACCACTTACTTCTGCAAGCATTCCCATATTGTGTAACCCAACTGCCAGGGCGCGTTGGCATATAGCTTCTGCAGCCTCAAGCGGCGTGTCCTTGAATGATCCTccctctgcttctgcgAGCGCTTGTTGAGAAATTTGCAAGGAACGGAGCGACCATGAACGGGAGACCTTGAGTGATTTAGCTGTGGGAGGGTGAAGAGCatgagaggagatggtCGTCATCAACTATGATCCGGCAGAAAAATTAGCGATCACATTGTATATAAAAGTGGCAAGCTTACCATTGCAGCCTGACATCTGTCCCTCATGGGAGGAGTCTCTTTGCTTTGAGGTGGTAACAGTAATGATATAGCCTGCAACAACAGTTGCCCAGCCATATCATACTGCCCCTTTCTCGCATATACCTCGGACAAGCTCTCCATGGTCATTCCCAACCCTCGCTTGTCAACCTGGCCACCTTGGTCGACATCTTCAGGATTCTCACTTGGCGGGGCGTCGGGAAGAGAGACGTC of Cryptococcus tetragattii IND107 chromosome 3, whole genome shotgun sequence contains these proteins:
- a CDS encoding fumarate hydratase, mitochondrial; protein product: MLSRSLRLTRTLPRVSVASRVFSSTSYIMAEQKFRKEKDTFGDLQVPADRYWGAQTQRSLMNFDIGGPTERMPPPLIKAFGVLKKAAATVNQTYGLPADVAANIQKAADEVISGKLIDEFPLVVFQTGSGTQTNMNVNEVISNRAIEMMGGELGSKKPVHPNDHVNMSQSSNDTFPTAMHIAAVVEINEQLLPAMKELHAALKAKQDAFEHIIKIGRTHLQDATPLTLGQEFSGYVTQVERGIGRVEATLKNLSMLAQGGTAVGTGLNTRKGFDEKVAAEISKITGHEFITAPNKFEALAAHDAIVEASGALNVVAVSFMKIANDIRYLGSGPRCGLGELELPENEPGSSIMPGKVNPTQCEALTMVAAQVMGNNTTISVAGSYGQFELNVFKPVLIKNLLQSIRLLSDGARSFTKNCVVGIKANEDKIKKIMNESLMLATCLNSTLGYDDVAAIAKKAHKEGLTLKESTLALGKLTSEQFDEKVRPELMLAPTDA